One window of Acomys russatus chromosome 28, mAcoRus1.1, whole genome shotgun sequence genomic DNA carries:
- the Ephx3 gene encoding epoxide hydrolase 3 — protein sequence MCGCCTCRSRSSVSSAGPADPDSTVGSQNKGGGLPAPAPVAQSSDHSSVVIPEQETMPEFVVTALLAPSRLSLKLLRALVMSLVYLAALVAAAVYSCIAFTNLLCCPRRGCCGRQRLSVEPECLRDPTLGEHCFLTLRSSGLRLHYVSAGHGNGPLMLFLHGFPENWFSWRYQLREFQGRFHVVAVDLRGYAPSDAPKDVDSYTIGLLLADIRDIILGLGYSKCILVSHDWGAAIAWDFSIYFPSMVERMVAVSAPPMSVFQEYSIRHVGQLFRSNYIFLFQLPWLPEKLLAMSNFQILRSMFTHRKNGIPQLAPCELEALLYPFAQPGGLTGPLNYYRNLFRNFPLEPQELSTPTLLLWGEKDPAFQQGLVEAISSRFVPGRLESHILPGSGHWIPQSHPQEMHQYMWAFLQDLLA from the exons ATGTGCGGTTGCTGTACCTGCCGGAGCCGCTCATCTGTTTCTTCAGCGGGTCCCGCGGACCCCGACAGCACGGTGGGATCCCAAAACAAAGGTGGTGGGCTGCCAGCGCCAGCACCCGTGGCCCAGTCTTCTGACCACAGCTCTGTCGTCATCCCAGAGCAAGAGACTATGCCGGAGTTTGTGGTGACAGCGCTGCTCGCGCCCTCACGCCTCTCGCTGAAGCTGCTGCGTGCCTTGGTGATGAGCCTGGTGTACTTGGCTGCCTTGGTGGCCGCGGCTGTCTATAGCTGCATCGCGTTCACCAACCTCCTCTGCTGCCCTCGCCGAGGCTGCTGCGGTCGCCAGCGGTTGTCGGTGGAGCCAGAGTGCCTGAGAGACCCCACGCTGGGCGAGCACTGCTTTCTGACCCTCAGG AGTTCCGGCCTGCGTCTGCACTATGTCTCTGCTGGCCATGGCAACGGACCCCTCATGCTATTTCTGCATGGCTTCCCAGAGAACTG GTTCTCCTGGCGCTACCAGCTGCGGGAGTTCCAGGGCCGTTTCCATGTAGTGGCTGTAGACCTGCGTGGCTATGCCCCCTCTGATGCTCCAAAGGATGTGGACAGTTACACCATTGGCCTGCTGTTGGCTGATATCAGGGATATCATCCTAGGCCTGG GGTACTCCAAGTGCATCCTCGTGAGCCACGACTGGGGGGCTGCCATCGCCTGGGATTTCTCCATCTACTTCCCGTCCATGGTGGAACGGATGGTCGCGGTTAGTGCACCTCCCATGTCGGTGTTCCAAG AATACTCAATCCGCCACGTCGGCCAGTTATTCCGATCAAACTACATCTTCCTGTTCCAGCTTCCGTGGCTGCCAGAGAAGCTGTTGGCTATGTCCAACTTCCAG ATTCTAAGATCCATGTTCACCCACCGCAAGAACGGCATCCCGCAGCTGGCCCCTTGTGAACTTGAAGCTCTCCTTTATCCCTTCGCACAACCGGGAGGCCTCACTGGGCCCCTCAACTACTACCGGAACCTATTCAG GAACTTCCCCTTGGAGCCCCAGGAACTGTCAACACCCACACTGCTGTTGTGGGGTGAGAAAGACCCCGCCTTCCAGCAGGGGCTGGTGGAAGCCATCAGCAGCCGCTTTGTGCCAGGGCGGCTGGAGAGCCACATCCTTCCAGGCAGTGGGCACTGGATTCCACAGAGCCATCCCCAGGAGATGCATCAGTACATGTGGGCCTTCCTGCAAGACCTGCTGGCCTAG